Proteins from one Pseudomonas bijieensis genomic window:
- a CDS encoding CopD family copper resistance protein, giving the protein MSYPLFLTLHLFAALVFIGTVFFEVLFLESIRKQLPAKVMVLLEQGISLRARQLMPWVLLVLFGAGIGMVWLRYWPLLSSPMQSSFGLLLGLKILLAGSVLGHFLWAMWLFRSGRMNARYVHIIHASVFLHMVAIVLLAKAMFYVTW; this is encoded by the coding sequence ATGAGTTATCCGCTGTTTCTGACCTTGCACCTGTTTGCCGCGCTGGTTTTCATCGGCACGGTTTTCTTCGAAGTCCTGTTCCTCGAGAGCATTCGCAAGCAACTGCCGGCCAAGGTCATGGTGTTGCTGGAGCAAGGCATCAGCCTGCGTGCCCGGCAATTGATGCCGTGGGTGCTGCTGGTGCTGTTCGGTGCAGGCATTGGCATGGTCTGGCTGCGGTATTGGCCGCTGCTGTCGTCACCGATGCAGTCATCCTTCGGTTTGCTGCTGGGGCTGAAAATCCTGTTGGCGGGCAGTGTGCTGGGGCATTTCCTCTGGGCCATGTGGCTGTTCAGGAGCGGGCGCATGAACGCCCGCTACGTGCACATCATCCATGCCAGTGTGTTCCTGCATATGGTCGCGATCGTGCTGCTGGCAAAAGCCATGTTCTACGTCACCTGGTAA
- a CDS encoding coproporphyrinogen III oxidase: MFDPFHTLGERPSGRAPVVADFDCPIGTHRFHAGIGSLDLLRGLRSSRQKRRPLSLAVHLPSRLRLASCSPLASDCRCGEIEGYLQRLTYEMGLVGCHLGAGRRVEQFCLTGGTPVIAHLQKLMSDLRKRFDFSEYDGGDYSIEVDLHHTDWSTMGLIRDQGFTHVSIGVPDIGLDSDLSVDCYQNPAPIHSLIDAARTFGFRSINIDLGYGHAWQTPNSFALKLATLIELEPDRLHVFDYAHAPYRYRSKTAGAADVFCSPADKDAMRRICCEQLIGAGYHYIGLGQFVRADDDLAVAQEHGRLHRNCQGFTRHGCCDHVGFGLAAITQIEHLYVQNTDDLLHYCQQLDAGQLPVCRGWRCEAQDQVKASVTEQLSCDLELDILAIEARFGLVFREHFASVWPQLEALHDQGLIELSSRFIGILPAGRLNVDAICNLFDSGPVDASPHSFEKLNPS, translated from the coding sequence ATGTTCGACCCGTTCCATACCCTCGGTGAGCGACCCTCGGGACGTGCCCCTGTGGTGGCTGATTTCGATTGTCCGATCGGTACGCATAGATTCCACGCAGGCATCGGTTCACTCGACCTGCTTCGAGGGTTACGCAGCAGTCGCCAGAAACGACGGCCCTTGTCTCTGGCGGTGCACCTGCCTTCGCGCTTGCGGCTGGCGTCGTGTTCGCCCCTTGCCAGCGATTGCCGGTGCGGCGAGATCGAGGGTTATCTGCAACGCTTGACCTATGAAATGGGCTTGGTCGGTTGCCACCTGGGCGCAGGGCGGCGCGTCGAACAGTTTTGCCTGACCGGTGGTACGCCGGTGATCGCTCATTTGCAGAAGCTGATGAGTGACCTGCGCAAGCGTTTCGATTTCAGTGAATACGACGGCGGCGATTACAGCATCGAAGTGGACCTGCACCACACGGACTGGTCGACCATGGGCCTGATCCGTGACCAGGGTTTCACCCACGTCAGCATCGGCGTGCCCGACATCGGCCTGGACAGCGATCTGTCGGTCGATTGCTACCAGAACCCGGCACCGATCCATTCGTTGATCGATGCGGCGCGCACGTTTGGTTTTCGCTCCATCAACATTGACTTGGGTTACGGTCACGCCTGGCAGACCCCCAACAGCTTCGCCCTGAAACTGGCGACCCTGATCGAGCTGGAGCCGGACCGGCTGCACGTCTTCGACTATGCCCACGCGCCTTATCGTTATCGTTCGAAGACCGCCGGTGCCGCCGATGTCTTTTGCAGCCCCGCCGACAAAGACGCCATGCGCCGCATCTGTTGCGAACAACTGATCGGTGCCGGTTATCACTACATTGGCCTGGGCCAGTTCGTCAGGGCCGACGATGACCTGGCGGTGGCCCAGGAACATGGACGCCTGCATCGCAATTGCCAGGGTTTCACCCGTCATGGTTGCTGTGATCACGTGGGCTTCGGCTTGGCCGCTATTACTCAGATCGAGCACCTGTACGTGCAGAACACCGACGACCTTCTTCACTATTGTCAGCAGTTGGATGCCGGGCAATTGCCGGTCTGTCGTGGCTGGCGCTGTGAAGCGCAGGATCAGGTCAAGGCGAGCGTGACCGAGCAACTGTCCTGTGACCTGGAGCTGGATATCCTGGCCATCGAGGCGCGTTTCGGCCTGGTGTTTCGCGAGCATTTCGCCTCCGTCTGGCCGCAGCTGGAAGCGTTGCATGACCA